Proteins found in one Pyrus communis chromosome 15, drPyrComm1.1, whole genome shotgun sequence genomic segment:
- the LOC137718575 gene encoding disease resistance protein RPV1-like, translating to MSTRTQHEASSSSKRWMHDVFLSFRGEDTRNGFTGHLCMTLKEAGVNVFIDNQLRRGEEITAELVQAIRGSRISIVVFSKRYADSSWCLQELVEIMECRRRLGQIVLPVFYDVDPSHVRKQTSASFAQAFQKHEECFHEDTDKVARWRAALTEASNLSGWDLINTANGHEALFIRRIIGEITKQLDTTYLNVAVYQVGIDSRVNEINSLDRGSYDVQMVGIWGMGGMGKTSVAKAIYNKFYHSFVYKSFLGNVRETAKELNGMTNLQEKLLSDIFKPTKMEVGDVHRGINLIKEKLRSRAVLVIIDDVDDVDQLNALAIARDSFGRGSKIFITTRDRHLLEQVEVNIIYLARKMKEEEALELFSWHAFRNPCPNEEYSELTRSVLGYCGGLPLALEVLGSFLFKRSLRDWTSTLKKLEKIPRFEIQEKLKISFDALSDEDEREIFLDISCFFIGMDRNYVTRILDGCGFFAEIGISVLLQRCLVTVDEKNKLVMHDLLRDMGREIVRAKFPNHPGRCSRLWCQEDAIGVLTDKSGTEEIEGLALNLLRPDKANFNMKAFKKMKSLRLLQLNRVQLTGEYKHLSEKLRWICWRGFPLKFIPKKALNQLRSLVSIDLRYSNLRQFDLRCSNLRQFWEHSMLLEKLKILNLSHSYFLKQLPNFSKLPNLEYLVLKGCKSLLEIHHSVGCLERLALVNLKDCIMLKDLPKSFYKLKHVETLVLSGCSRFQNLVADIGEMVSLTTLLIDNTAIEELPYSSIARLKNLTRLSLCGLKLIEPNPSVWPLVLTREYPTLLDGLISSRHFETQSFHILPRNHERKTTGGDGVIIPPGDDVANWFTNVDNEGDRVRFQVPQTTGSNLKSLTLCTVYSSSLHKDAPLNHFAIFITNHTKITSFVVRPMDPYTITSNEVIWQRHLSNKELSLERGDSIEVYIVMGSGFRVTKTGVYLVWDPELINENVIEFEPIPYAYFRSDVEYEAGPSHVS from the exons ATGAGTACCAGGACACAGCATGAAGCATCCTCCTCATCGAAACGTTGGATGCACGACGTGTTCTTGAGCTTCAGAGGCGAAGACACACGGAACGGCTTCACAGGCCACCTCTGCATGACACTGAAAGAGGCTGGAGTCAACGTGTTTATTGACAACCAGCTAAGAAGAGGGGAAGAAATAACAGCAGAACTGGTGCAGGCAATCCGAGGGTCTAGGATTTCCATCGTCGTCTTCTCAAAGAGGTATGCAGATTCAAGCTGGTGTCTTCAGGAGCTTGTGGAGATCATGGAGTGTAGGAGAAGACTTGGACAAATAGTCTTGCCAGTATTCTACGATGTCGATCCTTCACATGTCAGGAAACAGACTAGTGCTAGTTTTGCACAAGCATTTCAGAAACATGAAGAATGCTTCCATGAAGATACAGATAAGGTAGCGAGGTGGAGAGCTGCTCTTACGGAAGCTTCAAATTTGTCCGGTTGGGATCTTATAAACACTGCAAACGG GCACGAGGCGCTGTTTATCAGAAGAATTATTGGCGAGATCACTAAGCAACTCGATACCACATACTTAAATGTAGCTGTCTACCAAGTTGGAATAGATTCTCGGGTGAACGAGATTAACAGCTTAGACAGGGGATCATACGATGTTCAAATGGTCGGAATTTGGGGTATGGGTGGAATGGGGAAAACATCAGTTGCAAAAGCCATCTATAACAAGTTCTACCATAGCTTTGTGTACAAAAGTTTCCTTGGAAATGTTAGGGAAACTGCAAAGGAATTGAATGGCATGACGAATTTGCAAGAAAAGCTTCTTTCTGATATCTTCAAACCAACCAAGATGGAGGTTGGTGATGTTCATAGAGGTATTAATctgataaaagaaaaacttagaaGCAGAGCGGTACTGGTCATAATTGACGATGTAGATGATGTGGACCAACTAAATGCTTTAGCTATAGCCCGGGACTCCTTTGGTCGAGGAAgtaaaatttttattacaaCCAGAGATCGACACCTACTGGAGCAAGTTGAAGTTAATATAATATATCTGGCTCGAaaaatgaaggaagaagaagctcTTGAGCTCTTTAGTTGGCATGCCTTTCGAAATCCCTGTCCTAATGAAGAATACAGTGAACTGACAAGAAGTGTTCTTGGTTACTGTGGAGGTTTACCGCTTgctcttgaagttttaggttcttTTCTGTTTAAAAGAAGCTTAAGAGATTGGACAAGCACATTGAAGAAGTTGGAAAAAATTCCTCGTTTTGAAATTCAAGAAAAGCTTAAAATAAGCTTTGATGCACTAAGTGATGAGGATGAGAGGGAAATATTCCTTGATATATCTTGTTTCTTCATAGGAATGGACAGGAACTATGTCACAAGGATCCTGGACGGTTGTGGGTTTTTTGCAGAAATTGGAATTAGTGTCCTCCTGCAACGATGCCTTGTAACTGTCGATGAGAAAAACAAGCTCGTGATGCATGATCTACTTCGAGACATGGGCAGAGAAATCGTGCGTGCAAAATTTCCAAACCACCCTGGCAGGTGTAGTAGATTGTGGTGCCAAGAAGATGCAATAGGTGTACTGACGGACAAATCT GGAACAGAAGAAATTGAAGGACTCGCTCTAAATTTGCTAAGACCAGACAAAGCTAATTTCAATATGAAAGCTTTTAAAAAGATGAAGAGTCTGAGATTGCTCCAACTTAATCGTGTACAGCTCACTGGAGAGTACAAACATCTTTCCGAAAAGTTAAGATGGATTTGCTGGCGAGGATTCCCTCTAAAGTTCATACCAAAAAAAGCATTAAATCAATTAAGAAGCCTAGTTTCTATCGACCTACGGTACAGCAACCTCAGACAGTTCGACCTACGGTGCAGCAACCTCAGACAGTTTTGGGAGCATTCTATG TTGCTCGAGAAGTTGAAGATTCTGAATCTCAGCCATTCCTACTTCCTAAAACAATTGCCAAACTTCTCAAAACTCCCAAATCTCGAGTATTTGGTACTCAAGGGCTGCAAGAGCTTGCTCGAGATTCACCACTCTGTAGGATGTCTTGAAAGACTTGCTTTGGTAAATCTCAAAGACTGCATAATGCTCAAGGATCTTCCAAAGAGTTTCTATAAGTTGAAACACGTTGAAACTCTTGTTCTTTCTGGCTGTTCAAGATTTCAAAACTTGGTTGCGGATATAGGAGAGATGGTATCATTGACAACTCTTCTTATAGATAACACGGCCATAGAAGAATTACCATATTCTTCCATAGCACGGTTGAAGAACCTGACACGTTTATCTCTATGTGGTCTGAAACTTATAGAACCCAACCCTTCCGTTTGGCCTTTGGTATTGACAAGAGAATATCCTACTCTATTAGATGGCTTAATTTCTTCCAGGCATTTCGAGACGCAATCGTTTCATATCCTTCCGAGGAATCATGAGCGCAAGACAACGGGTGGAGATGGTGTCATTATCCCCCCTGGAGATGATGTTGCCAATTGGTTCACAAATGTCGACAATGAGGGTGATCGAGTCCGTTTCCAAGTGCCTCAAACCACTGGTTCTAACTTAAAATCGTTGACGTTGTGCACCgtttattcttcatcattacACAAGGACGCACCTCTTAATCATTTTGCTATATTTATTACGAATCATACCAAGATCACCAGCTTCGTTGTCCGGCCAATGGATCCCTACACAATAACTTCAAATGAAGTCATTTGGCAAAGACATTTATCAAACAAGGAGCTCAGTTTGGAAAGGGGAGACTCCATTGAGGTTTATATTGTGATGGGATCTGGTTTCAGGGTGACGAAAACGGGGGTATATCTCGTATGGGATCCCGAATTGATCAACGAAAATGTGATTGAGTTCGAGCCTATCCCATATGCTTATTTCCGTAGTGACGTGGAGTATGAGGCAGGACCAAGTCATGTCTCATGA
- the LOC137717168 gene encoding disease resistance protein RPV1-like has product MSTRTQHEASSSSKRWMHDVFLSFRGEDTRNGFTGHLCMTLKEAGVNVFIDNQLRRGEEITAELVQAIRGSRISVVVFSKRYADSSWCLQELVEIMECRRRLGQIVLPVFYEVDPSHVRKQTSASFAQAFQKHEECFHEDTDKVARWRAALTEASNLSGWDLKNTANGHEAQFIRRIIGEITKQLDTTYLNVAVYQVGIDSRVNEINSLDKGSYDVQMVGIWGMGGMGKTSVAKAIYNKFYHSFVYKSFLGNVRETAKELNGMTNLQEKLLSDIFKPTKMEVGDVHRGINLIKEKLRSRAVLVIIDDVDDVDQLNALAIARDSFGRGSKIFITTRDRHLLEQVEVNIIYLARKMKEEEALELFSWHAFRNPCPNEEYSELTRSVLGYCGGLPLALEVLGSFLFKRSLRDWTSTLKKLEKIPRFEIQEKLKISFDALSDEDEREIFLDISCFFIGMDRNYVTRILDGCGFFAEIGISVLLQRCLVTVDEKNKLVMHDLLRDMGREIVRAKFPNHPGRCSRLWCQEDAIGVLTDKSGTEEIEGLALNLLRPDKANFNMKAFKKMKSLRLLQLNRVQLTGEYKHLSEKLRWICWRGFPLKFIPKKALNQLRSLVSIDLRYSNLRRFWEHSMLLEKLKILNLSHSYFLKQLPNFSKLPNLEYLVLKGCKSLLEIHHSVGCLERLALVNLKDCIMLKDLPKSFYKLKHVETLVLSGCSRFQNLVADIGEMVSLTTLLIDNTAIEELPYSSIARLKNLTRLSLCGLKLIEPNPSVWPLVLTREYPPELHCSISSEDIRTIDLFSNAFHILPRNHKRKTTSGDGVIFPPGNDIAKWFTNVDNEGDRVCFQVPQITGSNLKLLTVCTVYSSSLHKDTPLNHFAIFITNHTKIISFVVRPMDPYTITSNEVIWQGHLSNKELSLERGDSIEVYIVMGSGFRVKKTGVHLVWDPELINENVIEFEAIPYAYFRSDVEYEAGPSHVSLDENRPRDELWYV; this is encoded by the exons ATGAGTACCAGGACACAGCATGAAGCATCCTCCTCATCAAAACGTTGGATGCACGACGTGTTCTTGAGCTTCAGAGGCGAAGACACACGGAACGGCTTCACAGGCCACCTCTGCATGACACTGAAAGAGGCTGGAGTCAACGTGTTTATTGACAACCAGCTAAGAAGAGGGGAAGAAATAACAGCAGAACTGGTGCAGGCAATCCGAGGGTCTAGGATTTCCGTCGTCGTCTTCTCAAAGAGGTATGCAGATTCAAGCTGGTGTCTTCAGGAGCTTGTGGAGATCATGGAGTGTAGGAGAAGACTTGGACAAATAGTCTTGCCAGTATTCTACGAGGTCGATCCTTCACATGTCAGGAAACAGACTAGTGCTAGTTTTGCACAAGCATTTCAGAAACATGAAGAATGCTTCCATGAAGATACCGATAAGGTAGCGAGGTGGAGAGCTGCTCTTACGGAAGCTTCAAATTTGTCCGGTTGGGATCTCAAAAACACTGCAAATGG GCATGAGGCGCAGTTTATCAGAAGAATTATTGGCGAGATCACTAAGCAACTCGATACCACATACTTAAATGTAGCTGTCTACCAAGTTGGAATAGATTCTCGGGTGAACGAGATTAACAGCTTAGACAAGGGATCATACGATGTTCAAATGGTCGGAATTTGGGGTATGGGTGGAATGGGGAAAACATCAGTTGCAAAAGCCATCTATAACAAGTTCTACCATAGCTTTGTGTACAAAAGTTTCCTTGGAAATGTTAGGGAAACTGCAAAGGAATTGAATGGCATGACGAATTTGCAAGAAAAGCTTCTTTCTGATATCTTCAAACCAACCAAGATGGAGGTTGGTGATGTTCATAGAGGTATTAATctgataaaagaaaaacttagaaGCAGAGCGGTACTGGTCATAATTGACGATGTAGATGATGTGGACCAACTAAATGCTTTAGCTATAGCCCGGGACTCCTTTGGTCGAGGAAgtaaaatttttattacaaCCAGAGATCGACACCTACTGGAGCAAGTTGAAGTTAATATAATATATCTGGCTCGAaaaatgaaggaagaagaagctcTTGAGCTCTTTAGTTGGCATGCCTTTCGAAATCCCTGTCCTAATGAAGAATACAGTGAACTGACAAGAAGTGTTCTTGGTTACTGTGGAGGTTTACCGCTTgctcttgaagttttaggttcttTTCTGTTTAAAAGAAGCTTAAGAGATTGGACAAGCACATTGAAGAAGTTGGAAAAAATTCCTCGTTTTGAAATTCAAGAAAAGCTTAAAATAAGCTTTGATGCACTAAGTGATGAGGATGAGAGGGAAATATTCCTTGATATATCTTGTTTCTTCATAGGAATGGACAGGAACTATGTCACAAGGATCCTGGACGGTTGTGGGTTTTTTGCAGAAATTGGAATTAGTGTCCTCCTGCAACGATGCCTTGTAACTGTCGATGAGAAAAACAAGCTCGTGATGCATGATCTACTTCGAGACATGGGCAGAGAAATCGTGCGTGCAAAATTTCCAAACCACCCTGGCAGGTGTAGTAGATTGTGGTGCCAAGAAGATGCAATAGGTGTACTGACGGACAAATCT GGAACAGAAGAAATTGAAGGACTCGCTCTAAATTTGCTAAGACCAGACAAAGCTAATTTCAATATGAAAGCTTTTAAAAAGATGAAGAGTCTGAGATTGCTCCAACTTAATCGTGTACAGCTCACTGGAGAGTACAAACATCTTTCCGAAAAGTTAAGATGGATTTGCTGGCGAGGATTCCCTCTAAAGTTCATACCAAAAAAAGCATTAAATCAATTAAGAAGCCTAGTTTCTATCGACCTACGGTACAGCAACCTCAGACGGTTTTGGGAGCATTCTATG TTGCTCGAGAAGTTGAAGATTCTGAATCTCAGCCATTCGTACTTCCTAAAACAATTGCCAAACTTCTCAAAACTCCCAAATCTCGAGTATTTGGTACTTAAGGGCTGTAAGAGCTTGCTCGAGATTCACCACTCTGTAGGATGTCTTGAAAGACTTGCTTTGGTAAATCTCAAAGACTGCATAATGCTCAAGGATCTTCCAAAGAGTTTCTATAAGTTGAAACACGTTGAAACTCTTGTTCTTTCTGGCTGTTCAAGATTTCAAAACTTGGTTGCGGATATAGGAGAGATGGTATCATTGACAACTCTTCTTATAGATAACACGGCCATAGAAGAATTACCATATTCTTCCATAGCACGGTTGAAGAACCTGACACGTTTATCTCTATGTGGTCTGAAACTTATAGAACCCAACCCTTCCGTTTGGCCTTTGGTATTGACAAGAGAATATCCTCCTGAATTACATTGCTCAATTTCTTCCGAGGATATCAGGACCATCGACTTGTTTAGCAACGCATTTCATATCCTTCCGAGGAATCATAAGCGCAAGACAACTAGTGGAGATGGTGTCATTTTCCCCCCGGGAAATGATATTGCCAAGTGGTTCACAAATGTCGACAATGAGGGTGATCGAGTCTGTTTCCAAGTGCCTCAAATCACTGGTTCTAACTTAAAATTGTTGACTGTGTGCACCgtttattcttcatcattacACAAGGACACACCTCTTAATCATTTTGCTATATTTATTACGAATCATACCAAGATCATCAGCTTCGTTGTCCGGCCAATGGATCCCTACACAATAACTTCAAATGAAGTCATTTGGCAAGGACATTTATCAAACAAGGAGCTCAGTTTGGAAAGGGGAGACTCCATTGAAGTTTATATTGTGATGGGATCTGGTTTCAGGGTGAAGAAAACGGGGGTACATCTCGTATGGGATCCTGAATTGATCAACGAAAATGTGATTGAGTTCGAGGCTATCCCATATGCTTATTTCCGTAGTGATGTGGAGTATGAGGCAGGACCGAGTCATGTCTCATTAGATGAGAATCGACCACGCGACGAGTTGTGGTACGTATGA